The window CCTGTGTTATCCTTTTCGTTGACGACTTGTTCCTCGGGCTCGCTCAGCTTGTGTGGTCGATACCGTTGTCCATGGGCGAGGTAATGGGCATAGCCGGCTAAGAGGGGGTCGGCAATCAGTCGCGCCGCTGCCGCCTCTTCGAGGTTGAGCCATTCCAGATCGAAAAAAAGGAGACGATTTCGGACAGCGGTAATCCACTGCTCGACCCGCTGTTGCAGGGCCTGGTACTCGGGCCGGAGACTATCCGAGGCGTAAAGGAGACTTGCGTACGTCGTCACGCGGCTTATTTTGTCATCGATCGCCTCAAGCGCCCGCAGGGCCTCCAGCAAATGTGAAGCCGCTGGTCCCCCGGAGATAGCAATGGTCCCGCGGTACTTTTGGGCAAAGGCCTCGGCCCGCTCCTCAATGGATCGTTGTACCTCTTCAATACGGGGATCGTCGTGGGCGGCGAACAGATCGCTGAGATCCCAGACCACCCCAGCGGCGCTTGATATAGTCACGGTCATCTCCTCTCACATGTCAGAGGCAGCAGCACCAGGTCCGCATTATTGTACGGGAGCAGACTGGGGAAGGCAACAGCAGAGGGCTTGCCGAAAGCCTCCTCTTCTCGGTATCCTTCCGAGGTAGCACGGCCTGCCAAAGAGGAGACAAGGATGACAGCGTTTCTGACTGCTGCCCTGCTCACTATTCCCCTGGTGGTTCTGGCAGGCCCCCTGGGACAGTGGAGGGCGGCGGCTCCTATGCCTAGCAAACGGACTGAGGTGACCGCAGCCGTACTCGACGGCAAGATCTATGTGATCGGCGGATTCGGCTACTTCTTCCTCGGAGGGGTATCGGATGCTGTCGATGCCTATGATCCCAAAACTGATCAGTGGGAAAAGAGGGCCTCTCTGGTACAGCCGCTCCACCATACGGCTGTTGCAGCGGTGAACGGTAAGTTATACCTTGTTGGCGGGTATCGGAGGATTTGGCCCTGGAGGGCGGTCAACACCGTGTGGGAATACAATCCAGCAGAGAACCGCTGGCAAAGGAAGGCCCCGATGCCGACGACCCGCGGTGCCTTGGCAATCGGAGTGATCGATGGGAAGATCTATGCGGTCGGGGGAAAGGCGGGTCAGGAGGTCCTGCGAACGCTTGAAGTCTATGATCCCGTCACCGACACGTGGCAATCTCTCCCCCCGATGCCGACCCCCCGGGACCACTTGGCGGCCGCCGTCGTAAACGGCCGGCTCTACGCCATCGGCGGACGGAAGGGGAAGATGAGCCGCAACGTGGCGGTCAACGAGTCCTACGACCCCGGGCTGAACCGATGGAGCACAAATGCTCCAATGCCCATGGCGCGGGGTGGCATTGCTGCCGCAGTCGTCGGCGGTCAGATTTACGTTTTTGGAGGCGAGAGCCCCGACCAGACTTATGATAATACTGAGACCTACGACCCGGAAACGGATCGATGGTTCAAGCTCAACCCCATGCCCACGGCCCGCCACGGACTGGCGGCTGCCCCTTGGGGTAGTCGCATCTATGTCATGGGCGGGGGCCCCGAGCCGGGTGCTTCCCGGAGCAATGTGAACGAGGTCTTTACGCCACCGCGATAAGCGGTCAGCTATCAGCAGTCAGCCGTCAGCCCGAACAATCCGAAGCCGACAGCCGATAGCTGACAGCGGACAGCCCAAACGAGCTGCTCATAGTGGCAGGCTGACACAGCATGCGTGAGAAGAACTTAGATCTGTTCGGCGAGATTCTGAAGCGGGTGAGTCGAACCTTCTATCTCAGCCTGACGGTCCTGCCAAAAGACCTGAGGCACCCGATCGGCCTGGCCTATCTCTTTGCCCGGGCTGCCGACACCATTGCCGACACCCGGCTGATCAGTCGCGAGAAACGCCTCGAGTACTTGGAGCTGTTTCGTGCCGAGGTCCGTGGGAATGGGACGAGTCGGATCCGGGAAGTCAAAGAGGCCCTGACCGAACCCCAAAAGATCCCGGAGGAGCGGGAACTTCTGGATCGCCTCGAGGAGTGCTTTGCGATTTATCAGGCCCTCGATGCTCCAGACCGGGACCGGGTTCGGGATCTCATCCTGACTATTACCCGAGGGATGCAGATGGATCTCATCACGTTTCCGGCCGAGGAAGAGAGCCGCCTGATTGCCTTGAAGACCAGGGATGATCTGGACCAGTACACCTATTTTGTGGCAGGATGCGTCGGCGAATTCTGGACCGAGATCACCATGGCCCACCGCCCTTCCCTCAAAGGCTGGGATATAGGAGAGATGAAAAATCGGGGCGTCCGCTTCGGGAAAGGACTACAGATGACCAATATCCTTCGGGACGTCAGTAGGGACCTTCGCCTGGGACGGTGCTACCTGCCGCAGGAAGATCTGGATGCCCTCGAACTGGCGCCCACGGACCTGCTGGATCCTCAGGCCGTTACGCGCGTAAAGCCTCTCCTACAAGACCTCCTCGACGCGACGCTCAGGCATTACCAGGAAGGATGGAGCTACACGATGGCCATTCCCAGGCAGGAGGTTCGCATGCGGCTGGCTTGTGCCTGGCCGCTCCTCATTGGCCTCAAGACCCTAGCACTCGTGGCGCAATCCGAAAACCTTCTTGACCCGGCCGCGGCCGTCAAGATTTCGAGGGCGGAAGTGAACGGCATCCTGCTCAGCTCCCTGACCCTCATCGGTTCCAATCGCGCGCTGACCCGGTACTACGAGAACCTCCGACAGCGCATCGCTCTAGGGTGAGCAGATGAAGAAGCCGCTAATCGCCATCACCGTGCACAAGGTTCCCCATAAGGGGTTCTGCGGCGTGGTTATCCTTACCCGGGAATCGGATCGCTCCTGGAACGGTCGGTGCAGCAAATGTGGAGAGGTCTTTCGGGTCGAGGGCGACCCGAAGTTCGAAGCCCGCGTTCTCGCAATGCGCAACTAAAGGTGCCGCGTCAATCCAGGTCGATGTCCCGCGGGGGCGGTGGTGTGTCGGGAGCATCTTTGGCCTTCTTGAGCAGTTCCTGAAACTTCCGATCGAGGACTTTCCCCTTATCTTTTTCCGCCTTCATGTGTTTCTTGAACCGAGCGTCTCGCTGGGCCGTTTCCGTCTTGAGGGCCTCCACCGCCTCTTTCAGATCAGTGACCCTGCTCGCTTTGGGCGGTGGCTCGTGGTGCAGAACCGCTCCAAGGGAAAGGTCAATAGTAAGACGAGCCTGGCAGCAAGGACAGGTCACCTCGGCCGAGGTCTGCGGGTTTTCCGTCATCGGTCCCCTCCTCCCCATCTCGCCAGATTCTAAAGAATCGGTACCGTATAAACCCGTAAAATAATTCTATCACTTTGCATCAGTCGCTGTCACGCTTCCGAACATCTTCCCCGGGGCAGGCTCATACCAGACAGCTCCCTTACGGCCGCTGACACTCTCGGGGGCGATCACAAAAGTGCCAACCCACTTCTGCCTTATCATGGGTCACATGAATCACCCGAGTCGTCCCATCGGGTTGTATGAGCTCGTACAAATGCTTGAATCCGGGTCCGGTTGTCGGGTGTTCCGTTGGAATCGCGTACCTGTTGGTCGCGGGTTGGATCTTCGAACCCTCAGGGGCCTCTACAGAACAACTTCCACCGGCAAAGCGAATGTCCATAATCCGTCTCTCTTCTCCTATCAGAAACATTAGCCTACGTTGCCGCAGAGTTCCACCACAATCTAATCGCCCCGCCCTGCATTCACCTTGACGCGCGCCGCTCGACACGTTATGGTCCGTTCGGTATAACCTCTGGGGAGGAAAAAGATGCGTCAGATGCATGGGGTAATCCCGCCGGTCATAACGCCTTTCACCGCAGATGGCGGGATCGCTTACCCGAGCCTCGCCACCAACCTCGAGAAGTGGAATCGGACAGATCTCAGCGGGTATCTCATCCTGGGAAGTAACTCAGAATTTGTGTATCTGACCGAGGAGGAAAAAATCCGCGTGCTGGAGTTCGCCCGAGAGCGCATTCCCCGCGAGAAGGCGATGATCGCCGGCACCGGGTGCGAGGCGACCGCGGCCACACTCTCCCTGACCCGCCGGGCGGCAGCCATCGGCGCCGACTCCGTCATGGTGGTCACCCCTGCCTATTACAAGCCCCAGATGCGGGAGCGGGTCCTCATCGATCATTATCGGCGGGTGGCGGACACCTCTCCCGTCCCCGTGTTTCTGTATAACGTGCCACAATTTACCGGGGTGGTACTGAGCCCCCAGGTGGTCGCCCCTCTTGCGGAGCACCAGAACATCGTCGGTATGAAAGACAGTGCCGGTAACCTAAGCGTCTTTGCAGAGTATCTGCGGCAGACTCCACCTGAATTCCTGCTGTTCACCGGTTCAGCCCCGGTTTTTCTCCCCGCGCTCTCCCTCGGAGCACGGGGCGGCATCCTGGCCCTAGCCAACTGCGCGCCAGAGGCCTGTCTTGCCATTTATTCTCTCTTCCAAGAGGGAAAACTGCACGAGGCACGGGACCAGCAACTCAAGCTCCTCCCGGCAATCGAGGCTGTCACCTCGCGCTTCGGGATTGGCGGGCTGAAGGTGGCCATGGACATGCTAGAATACGAGGGGGGGTGGCCTCGCCCGCCGCTCTTGCCCCCGATAGACAAGGAGCGCCGTGAGATCCGACACGCCCTCGATCGTGCCGGCCTCCTTGACACCGCGTTGAGTGCTGATAGCTAAGTGCTGAGCGCTAAGCATCTCTCGTCACTCGTCTTTCAACTCTCGTCCCTCGTCGCCGGTGGTCGGTCATCGGTCATCGATCAACGGCACTGGCGGCGGACGAACTCCTCAAAGGAGATCGGTGTCCAGGGCTCTTTCGGAAAGGGAGCACGGCGGGGCGCACGAAGCCCGTATCGATCCACATAACGCAAAATGGCAAAGAATTCCCGAAGACCCGGCGCGGCTGGTCGGGCCAACGTCCCGATAAGATGAAGCAGCGAAAAGGGAATCGGACAAATCCGAGCTGACCTGCCTAACACCTTTGCCGCAATCTGCACGCATTGCCGGTTGCTCAGGTCTTCGGGGCCACCGAATTCGATGGTAGCTCCTTGCGCCCCGGGGTGCGCTGTCGCCTGCACGGCCACCCGGGCTACATCCTCGACCGCAATGTAGGTGGTTGGTGTCGTGCCTTTTCCTGGCAGGGGTGCGATCCGATAACGCTGCATCCAGTGGAGCATTGGTAGCAGGCTCTCCATAAAGCCAGCAGGGCGCAGGATGGTATAGGGGACCCCGCTGGACTTCACGATCTCTTCTACCTGCCGCTTGACTTGAAACTGGTTGGGGGCGTCGTGATGGTCCACCCCGACAGCGGAGAAGTAGATAAACTGGTTGACTCCTGCTCGGCGGGCGGTCTCCAGGAGATTCCGATGCCCCTGTCCCTCAATGGCCTCGGGCTGATAAGCATCACCCAATGTCCTGGGATTCAACGAAGTCACCACGCTGATGATGATGCCCACGCCTTGACAGGCTGCATCTAACGACGACCGATCCGTGAGGTCGCCTAACGTAATCTCGACTCCCGGCTCCCGCAGCAGCTTCGCTTTCAGCTCGCTCCTGCACAGGGCCCGCACCGGCCTCCCCTGGCGCCGGAGGAGCTCAACCACTTGGCTTCCCACACGACCCGTCGCCCCGGCCACCAGGATCATGCCGCCTCCTCGATGCCGAGTTGAGTGCTGAGGGCTGAGCGTTCAGTGCTCAGTGCTGCTCGCTGTATAGTGCCTGCTGATTGCTGACCGTTGATTGCTATTTGCTTTTTGCTGACTGCCGACTGCTGATTGCTGACTGCTCTCTCTCCCGTCAAACGTCCTGACCACTGTAAAAGGAAGCAACAGGGAGGGGGATCTTGCGGACTACCTCAGCGATGGTGTCCACCTCGGGATCGGAAAGTGGCGTGACATAGGGTTGGGCAGGCCGGCGCGCCACGGTATAGACCTGGACCAGCTTGACCTTTCCCCCTTTTGCCATGATTTCTCGAAGACGATCACAGAAGGCCCCAATTTCCTTTTCGTCCGGCCCCGCGCCATGTACCCTCATGAACAGGCTCTGGATGACAATCGGGCGAACCCGGGCCGCCTCGACGATGTTGTCCAGAACCTGCTGAAACGGGATGGTGGTCACATCGACCAGGTGATAGTATTCCTCGGTCCCCGCGTCGAGTTTCGCCCAGATCTCTCCATTGTGCTGATCTAATAAAGCCAATGCATCTTTGACCTTTGGCCGATGAAACATAGTGACGTTGGTGACAATCACGATCTTCAGGTGGTCCAGTCCAATTTCGTGTTTCAACCGAATGGCAAGTTCCACGGTCTCTTTGAATCGAGGATAGGTAGTCGGCTCGCCGTCGCCGCTAAAGGCAATGTCCTTTACCTGTCGCAGCGTCTCGGGAATGCCGGAAAAGGGGGGGCGCTCGAAAAGCTGACCGCTTTTGGCCCTGGTCAGGATGTCTCTGAGTTCGTCTTCGAGAATTCTGAGGTCCACCCTGCGGTATCGCCCCGGGGTGGTCCGGTCCACCTGGCAGTAAATGCAGTCGAAGTTGCAAACCTTGTCAGGATTCAGGTTGATCCCGATGGAAACACCACCTGAGCGCCGGCTGAGAACTGCGTAGACGTAGCGGTTCTCATCGAGTTCTCGCCGATGGTCATGGACGGTCAGCGTTCGCCGTTTCATATCTTGTTACTCTAGCGCTTATGAAGCTCACCGCGCAAGGAATTCTGTCGGGATGTGAACAGAGGGAGGAATCATGAGAATGAGCTGAAGCGATTTAATACGTTACTCCAACAAATACCATGTAACCTGCTAAGAACAAACGCATACCATGAGAACAAAATCACTCAACCGAAGGCGAGGGTCCAGCAGTAGAGGACCACGGCGAGCGTGGCGCCGCCGAGGACCCACTGAACGCGGAGCCCTGGTGGACGGGGCACAGGGAAGGCAACGAGAACCCCGATGACGCCGCCCACGAGGAAACCAAAGAGGTGGGCCCAGAGGTCAACGCGCACTCCGCCCATCCCCAGCATCGCGAGCAATGCCAAACCGGCAACGATCGGCATCCATGCGAGGCGCCCGCGCGCCCCTTTCCTTCGCCGCCGCACGACGCCCAAGCCGCCCAGCACACCCACGGCCCCGAATACAGAGGTGGAGGCCCCCACCGAGACGTGGAAGGAGCCGTGGAAGAGGGCGTTGACGTAGTTTCCACCGGCGCCGGCGAGCAGCACGACGGCGCAGCCGAGCCCTGGACCCAGCGCGCGAGACACAGCAGCCAGGAACACTGCGCCCGCGATAGCGTTGGCCAGTACGTGTCCGATGTCCGCGTGCAGGGTCAGCGCAGTCACGGTACGCCAGAGCTCACCGCGTAGTATGCGCTCGACATCGGCGCTGCCGCGCTGGAACCAGTGCACCATTGAATCCCCCGCGCCGGTGACGAAGAAGAATACGACCAGCGATCCCGCAACGGCGAGCGCCGTGACCACATGCGCGTATCCGGCCGCCTCGTCTCCTTCATGCGGTTCTACCGGGTTCTCGCGCTCGTAGGACGAAAGGATGGCTACCGCCCGCTCGGCCTCCTCGGCCGGCACGCCGAGAACATAGCCCTCGCTCGAGCGTTGCATGCTTGGCGACAGGCCCTCAGCGATAAGCACGAGCGCCCACTCCTCAGCGAGCTTGCGCTCTGCAGCAACCCGCAAGGGAATATCTGAGGTCTCGCTCATCTCACCTCACTCCCTTATCCCCAGCTTCACACAGTGCAAAGCCGAACGATGAGATCCCTGAATTGTACACATAATTCCTTCGTGGCGAAACCTCCCGTTTGACGGAAGCCCTTGACACCCATGCCCGCCTGTTAGAAATATGATTGCATCCGAGCCGTCAGCCATTAACCCTCACAGTATGGCGGTATAGAAAGGAGACTGCCATGGGCCAAGATTCGCTGAGAGTGATTGCGACAGTGAAGGCACGCTCAGAAAAGGTAGATGAGCTCAGGGCACTACTTATGGGGCTGATCGCACCGACCCGGCAGGAACCGGGCTGCATCACATATGAGCTGCTTCAGAATAAAGAGGATGCAACAGAGTTTACCTTTGTAGAAGAGTGGACAGACGAAGCGGCCCTTGAGTCGCACTTTGGCACGAGCCACATTCAGGACGCCCTGAAGAGGTTGCCGAACCTCCTGGCCGAAGAGCTGGATCTCCGCCGGTACGTCCTGGTGGCCTAGTGACCTCGAAGAGGCACACGAGCGAATAGATCCTCCATAGCATCGTCTAAGGGTACGAGAAGGAAGGGGTGTCGTCATGGGGCCCGAGGGGGGGTTGACATTCACCTCCTACTGGAGTCTCCTTACTGCAGAGCCGTAAACCCTGCCCCGACCCAAGCGCTACCCCTCAAGAGGACAGGCCTCCATGCGAAGAAAACTCACGATCGCGGCGGTGATTCTACTCATCCTGGGCGCTCTTGTCGCCTTTGCCGTCTTGAACCTGGGAAGGCTGGTCAAAAGCAATAAGGACTATATCCTCGCCCAGGCCGAGCAGGCGCTGGGACGGAAAGTCGCGGTAGAAGACATTGGCGTAACGGTCTGGGGAGGCATCGGGATACGCCTGAAAAACTTTGCCCTGGCCGATGACCGGGCGTTTTCCAAAAAGGACGCCCTCCGCGCAGCCGATCTTCAGGTAAATGTGGAGTTCTTTCCCTTGTTCTGGAAAGAGGTTCGCGTCACACGCCTGATCCTACGCGAGCCGGTGATTCGGGTGATCCGAAACAAGAAAGGGAAGTTAAACTTTGCCAGCCTCGGTCCTCCACGCCAGGAGAAGGCAAAAAAAGGCGCCCCCAGCGCCGGTCAACCTCCACCGGCCGCGGCCCTCCCCCTCCTTGTTTCGCGGATAAAGGTGGCTGAAGGCGAGATCCACTACCTGGACAGAAAAGATGGTGTGGACCTCCGTGTGAGAAAGATCGACCTGACGGTCAAGGGGGTGGGTCTCGACCAACCAGTCTCCATCAAGCTAGCTGCAGCGGTCAACGCCGATCGTCAGAACCTCAAGGTCGAAGGGAAGGTTGGCCCGCTCCCCCCCACGCTCGATGTGGGCGCCGCTCCGGTAGAAGGAGAAATCGAGATCAGTTCACTCAACATTGATGACCTCCAGCGGGTACTCCCCCAGATCAAACAACGCCTCCCTCGGGGCCTCGGACTCTCCGGTCCGTTGCAGGCCAAATTCAGGGTGTCCGGCAGTGCCGACGCACTCACGCTCTCTGGGGTTGAGCTGAAAGCCGCCGTCTTTGGCGCGGAAAGGCCGAACCTTCGGGTGACCGGCCGTATCGGACCACTGGGGAAGCGCTTGAAAGACCTCTCTATGAAGGCCGACGTTACGCTGCGGCCAGTGATGCTGGCAGATCTTAAGCGTTTCGCCCCTCTCGCCGGGGCTTTGCCTAAGGACCTCAGCGCAAAAGGACCTCTGTCGCTCACCGCGCATGTAGATGGAACCCTGGAAAAGTTAGCCCTCACGGGCAAGATTGATGCCACGGCAAGCGCCATTCGGTTCGGGAACCACTTCCGTAAGTCGAAAGGGGTCCCTTTGGTCATCTCCACCGACGCTCGGGTTACCAAGAAAAAGATCACCCTGAAGAAAGCCAACGTCACGCTGCATACCATGAAACTCACAGGCACCGGAGCGATTACCCGAGGGAAGACGCCCGCGTTGCGTCTTACACTCGATTCGAGCCGCACGGACCTGGCCGGCTGGGAGAAAATCCTTCCAATCCTTCAAGGGTACAACCTGTCTGGGCGCTTGGAGGCGCACACGCGTATCAACGGCCGGATAAAGAAAGGCCGGATCCCGGATATCAACGGCTCGCTCAAGTTCACGGGGCTGCGGGCTACCATGCCACAGTTGCCTCAACCCGTGACGGCCAAAAGCGCCACCGTCACCTTCACTGGCCAGCGGGCATCCCTGGCAGAAACCCCACTTCGCGTGGGAAAGTCTGAGTTGCGCCTGAGTGCCCAAATTGAAAGGTTTGCCCCCCTTGCTCTGACCTACCGCATGTCCTCGCCTGAAATTTGGCTGGCTGACGTCTGGAAAGGAACAGGGTCGAGCAAGAACCCGGAGGTCCTGCGGGTTGTCAAGGACAACGGACGCGTCTGGGAAGAGAAGGGATCGCTCGCTTACCGGGGACAATTCTCCTCCGCCCAGGGGAGGATCGCGGACATCGACTACACTCAGCTTCAAGCGCGCGTCTCCATGGCGGGCCAGGTGGTCACGATCGAGAGCTTACAGCTTCGGGCCTACAACGGCTCCTTACGGGGACGGGGACGGTACGACATGCGTAAGACTCCCCCCCAGTTTACCCTCGGCTCGCAGTTCCGAAACATGGACCTCTCTCAGCTTTTCCGTTCCGCGTCTGCCACCGCCACCAAGCACGTCCGAGGGGCGGTCAACCTCGACGTAAACCTTGCCGGGAGTGGCAACCAATGGCAGGACATCCAGCGCACACTGACAGGACAGGGAAAGGCAGAAGTCGTGAAGGGAGCATTACTGGATGTCAACATCGCCGAGAGCGCGCTCACTGGACTCACCGGCGTCCCCGGACTGTCAGTGTTCATCTCCCCGAACACCCGGAAGAAATATCCGACAATTTTTGGGACCAAGAACACCGAGTTCGACCAGCTCAAAGGCTCGGTAAACATCAGGGGTGGAAAGGTTCATCTCGATGATCTACTGATTACCGCTGCCGATTGGGCGGCCGTTGGAAAGGGTTGGGTAACTCTTGACCAAAGGATTGACTTGAAGGCGCAGCTCGTCCTTTCGCGTCAGCTCTCGACGGACCTGATCAGAGAGGTGAAGTTACTCAAGTACCTTAGGGACCGGCAGGGGCGCCTCCTGATTCCCTTTCGGCTAGCCGGGACCCTGCCGAGGGCCACGCCACAACCCGACATGGACCACGTCGCGCGCCTTATGCAGCGAGGCTTGCTGGAGCAAGGCATCCAAGAAGGACTGAAGCAGCTCTTTAAGTAACCAAGAACTGTCGTCACGCGGGTGTACCAATGCATCCACCCCGGGTCCGCGGCCGTGGCGCCGCCGAGAACCTACCGAACCGTTTTGAGACCCTGTCGTACGTCCATGATCCCGAGGGTACCGACCCTGAGGGTCCCGCCCCGAACACACAGTTCCTGAAGGATCCTTCCCGCTCGCTCATCGCGTATAACGAAAGCCCCGATGTGGGGTTCGAGGCCAGTATCAACCCATATCGGGGCTGCGAGCACGGCTGTATCTACTGCTACGCCCGCCCGACCCACGAATACCTGGGACTGTCGGCCGGCCTCGATTTTGAGACCAAGATCCTCGTCAAGGAAGATGCCCCCGAGCTGCTGCGGCGCGAGTTGTCCTCACCCCGGTGGCAACCGCAACCCCTGGCGATCAGTGGGGTGACAGACCCGTATCAACCGGTCGAGCGACGCCTGAGGCTGACGCGCCAGTGTCTCGAAGTGCTTGCCGAATTTCGGAATCCCGTGGTGATCATCACGAAGAACCATCTGGTCACGCGAGACCTGGATCTCTTGGGCGAGCTGGCCCGCCACGATGCGGCCGCCGTGTATCTGTCCGTGACGACCTTGGACGCGTCTCTGGCCCGGACTATGGAGCCGCGGACCTCGCAGCCGGCGCGTCGCCTCGCTGCTATCGAAGCGTTAGCCCGGGCCGGCGTGCCGACAGGAGTGATGGTTGCACCGGTCATCCCGGGCCTCACCGATCACGAGATGCCCGCGATCATCGCGGCGGCCGCAAAGGCAGGGGCCCGGTTTGCAGGCTATATCCTGCTCCGGCTCCCCCACGCCGTCGCCCCGCTCTTCGAGGCGTGGCTCACACAGCACCGCAGAGCAAGAAAAAACAAGGTGGTGAACCGGGTCCGGGCAATGCGGGGAGGAAGGCTGAACGATCCGCGATTCGGCTCCAGGATGAAAGGGGAAGGGATTTTTGCCAAGCAGATTACGGGGCTCTTTTCCCTCGCGTGCCGGAAAGCGGGTATGGGCCTGCGCAACCTCCATCTCTCGACTTCCGCGTTCCGGCGACCCGCCCCCGCCCAATCCTCTCTTTTCGAGTAAGCAATCTGGCCACAAGGGAGGTATTCTGGAGATACTTGTCAAGGCTCACCCGAGCCCAGGTTGCGTTCCTCCGTCCCCGGTTCTTCACCTACTCCACCCGCGGCGAGGTCCGGGTCCTCCACCTCCCAGATTACACGGGAAATCAAAACGCCCTCCGGGAGCCTGCTGGCTCCGAGAAGGCGGCGCAAGGCTTATGCCGGAGGGGGTGGGGCGATGGTCACTCACCTGCCACTCCGCTGGGCTTGCTTTTATCTTGCCATGAAACGGGACCCCAAGTATTCTGGAGCTGCGATTTGGCGGTGCGAACCCCCTTTTTCATCGAAAGGAGCCCTCCATGGCAACGGCAAAGAAACCGTCCAGACCGAGAAAGAAGGCATCCCGGATGGCCAAAAAGGTCAAGTTGCGCGCCCGCAAGACCGTGAGGGCGGTCAAACGAGCGGGCCAGAAGACACGGACTGCGGCCAAAAAAGCCGCTCGGACCGTCAAGGCCCTGAAGCGGCCCACGGGCAAACCCAAGAGAAGTGCTCGGGAAGTGGCGGTCAGGACGAGCGAGACCGTGGGTGCAACGCTCGGGAAAGCGGTTGGCACCGTCGAACAAGCAGTGAGCCAGGTCCTCCCTGAGACGAAATCGACCCCCGAGTAACTCTATCGCGCTCCCGCCGCCCTCTCTTTCGGCACCCCTTCGCGAAGGCCAAAACGCCTTCCCGGGCCGCCATGTTTCTTTCCAGAAGGAAGTTCAAGGCGTGTGCCGGCGGTGCGCCGGGAAGCTATGGTCACCCCGGTTCCCATCACTACCACCTGCTTAGAGCGAAGTGCTGAGGGCTAAGCGCCCGTCTCAAAATCACTCACGCGACAACCCCATTGGTCGCCTGGAGGTAGGTCTTTTCTACCCCGACACGTATCCCCCCTGTCAACCCCAATCCGCGATTCCACGAGAGGCCATCCAAAGGAGGTTCAATACTTACAGACGAGACTTGCTCGGGAAAAAAAGGTCAAAAACGCATGCCTGACACCGCCAGTGATTCGGTGGCTCATGCGCGGC of the Candidatus Methylomirabilota bacterium genome contains:
- a CDS encoding AsmA family protein, whose product is MRRKLTIAAVILLILGALVAFAVLNLGRLVKSNKDYILAQAEQALGRKVAVEDIGVTVWGGIGIRLKNFALADDRAFSKKDALRAADLQVNVEFFPLFWKEVRVTRLILREPVIRVIRNKKGKLNFASLGPPRQEKAKKGAPSAGQPPPAAALPLLVSRIKVAEGEIHYLDRKDGVDLRVRKIDLTVKGVGLDQPVSIKLAAAVNADRQNLKVEGKVGPLPPTLDVGAAPVEGEIEISSLNIDDLQRVLPQIKQRLPRGLGLSGPLQAKFRVSGSADALTLSGVELKAAVFGAERPNLRVTGRIGPLGKRLKDLSMKADVTLRPVMLADLKRFAPLAGALPKDLSAKGPLSLTAHVDGTLEKLALTGKIDATASAIRFGNHFRKSKGVPLVISTDARVTKKKITLKKANVTLHTMKLTGTGAITRGKTPALRLTLDSSRTDLAGWEKILPILQGYNLSGRLEAHTRINGRIKKGRIPDINGSLKFTGLRATMPQLPQPVTAKSATVTFTGQRASLAETPLRVGKSELRLSAQIERFAPLALTYRMSSPEIWLADVWKGTGSSKNPEVLRVVKDNGRVWEEKGSLAYRGQFSSAQGRIADIDYTQLQARVSMAGQVVTIESLQLRAYNGSLRGRGRYDMRKTPPQFTLGSQFRNMDLSQLFRSASATATKHVRGAVNLDVNLAGSGNQWQDIQRTLTGQGKAEVVKGALLDVNIAESALTGLTGVPGLSVFISPNTRKKYPTIFGTKNTEFDQLKGSVNIRGGKVHLDDLLITAADWAAVGKGWVTLDQRIDLKAQLVLSRQLSTDLIREVKLLKYLRDRQGRLLIPFRLAGTLPRATPQPDMDHVARLMQRGLLEQGIQEGLKQLFK
- a CDS encoding PA0069 family radical SAM protein — its product is MHPPRVRGRGAAENLPNRFETLSYVHDPEGTDPEGPAPNTQFLKDPSRSLIAYNESPDVGFEASINPYRGCEHGCIYCYARPTHEYLGLSAGLDFETKILVKEDAPELLRRELSSPRWQPQPLAISGVTDPYQPVERRLRLTRQCLEVLAEFRNPVVIITKNHLVTRDLDLLGELARHDAAAVYLSVTTLDASLARTMEPRTSQPARRLAAIEALARAGVPTGVMVAPVIPGLTDHEMPAIIAAAAKAGARFAGYILLRLPHAVAPLFEAWLTQHRRARKNKVVNRVRAMRGGRLNDPRFGSRMKGEGIFAKQITGLFSLACRKAGMGLRNLHLSTSAFRRPAPAQSSLFE